A portion of the Oreochromis niloticus isolate F11D_XX linkage group LG10, O_niloticus_UMD_NMBU, whole genome shotgun sequence genome contains these proteins:
- the cct6a gene encoding T-complex protein 1 subunit zeta: MQHENTCWSLLESDSPFESVRALVAWTPYRRDFLLVLRWLCCAMAAVKALNPKAEVARAQAALAVNISAARGLQDVLRSNLGPKGTMKMLVSGAGDIKLTKDGNVLLHEMQIQHPTASLIAKVATAQDDITGDGTTSNVLIIGELLKQADLYISEGLHPRIIAEGFEAAKEKSLAVLEEVKVTREMDRETLINVARTSLRTKVHAELADLLTEAVVDAVLAIAKPTEPIDLYMVEIMEMKHKTDCDTQLIRGLVLDHGARHPDMKKRVEDAYILTCNVSLEYEKTEVNSGFFYKSANEREKLVAAERKFIEDRVQKIIALKNKVCPNGDKGFVVINQKGIDPFSLDALAKEGIVGLRRAKRRNMERLTLACGGIAMNSVDDLTPECLGHAGVVYEHTLGEEKYTFIEKCGNPRSVTLLVKGPNKHTLTQIKDAVRDGLRAVKNAIEDGSVVSGAGAFEVAVADALVKHKPNVKGRAQLGVQAFADALLVIPKVLAQNSGYDPQETLLKLQTEYKESGQLVGVDLSTGEPMVAGEAGVWDNYSVKKQLLHSCTVIASNILLVDEIMRAGMSSLKG, translated from the exons ATGCAGCATGAGAACACGTGTTGGAGCCTTCTGGAAAGCGACTCCCCTTTCGAGAGCGTCCGAGCCCTAGTAGCGTGGACTCCCTACCGGCGAGACTTTTTACTTGTACTTCGCTGGTTGTGCTGCGCTATGGCTGCCGTAAAAGCGCTAAACCCCAAAGCAGAGGTGGCCAGAGCCCAGGCCGCCCTGGCTGTTAACATTAGTGCCGCCCGAGGGCTGCAGGATGTGCTGAGAAGCAACCTGGGACCGAAGGGGACCATGAAAAT GCTGGTGTCCGGTGCAGGAGACATAAAGTTGACCAAAGATGGCAACGTCCTGCTACACGAGATG CAAATTCAGCACCCTACAGCATCGCTGATTGCCAAGGTTGCAACTGCACAGGATGACATCACGGGAGATGGTACCACCTCCAACGTCCTCATCATTGGCGAACTGCTGAAGCAGGCTGACCTTTACATTTCAGAG GGCCTTCATCCAAGAATCATTGCAGAGGGCTTTGAGGCAGCGAAAGAGAAATCTTTGGCTGTTCTTGAGGAAGTAAAAGTGACTCGGGAAATGGATAGAGAGACCCTCATTAACGTCGCACGCACCTCTCTCAGGACCAAGGTCCACGCAGAGCTGGCAGACCTGCTCACTGAG GCTGTAGTAGATGCTGTGCTCGCCATCGCTAAACCCACTGAGCCCATTGACTTGTACATGGTGGAAATCATGGAGATGAAGCACAAGACCGACTGTGATACACA GCTGATCAGGGGTCTGGTGTTGGACCACGGCGCCCGGCACCCAGACATGAAGAAGAGGGTGGAGGATGCTTACATACTGACGTGCAACGTCTCTTTGGAGTACGAGAAGACCGAGGTCAACTCTGGCTTCTTCTACAAGAGCGCTAATGAGAGGGAGAAGCTCGTGGCTGCAGAAAGGAAGTTCATCGAGGATCGCGTGCAGAAGATTATCGCCTTGAAAAACAAAGTGTGTCCCAATGGGGACAAGGGCTTTGTTGTCATTAACCAGAAG ggtaTTGACCCATTCTCCCTGGACGCCCTTGCTAAAGAGGGCATTGTTGGGTTGCGGAGGGCAAAGAGGAGGAACATGGAGAG GCTCACCCTCGCTTGTGGTGGCATCGCCATGAACTCAGTTGATGACCTCACACCTGAATGCTTGGGACATGCTGGCGTGGTTTATGAACACACACTG GGAGAGGAGAAGTACACGTTCATCGAGAAGTGTGGAAACCCTCGCTCAGTTACCCTGCTGGTGAAGGGACCCAACAAACACACCCTCACACAGATCAAAGATGCTGTAAGGGACGGTCTGCGGGCAGTAAAGAACGCTATTGAAGATG GTAGTGTAGTCTCCGGTGCAGGTGCCTTTGAGGTTGCTGTGGCAGACGCTCTGGTAAAACACAAACCCAATGTGAAAGGCAGAGCCCAGCTGGGAGTCCAGGCGTTTGCGGATGCTCTCCTAGTCATCCCAAAG GTTCTGGCCCAGAACTCTGGCTATGACCCACAGGAGACCCTGCTGAAGCTGCAGACAGAGTACAAAGAGTCTGGACAGCTAGTTGGAGTAGACCTCAGCACAG GGGAACCAATGgtggcaggagaagcaggcgtgTGGGATAATTACAGTGTCAAGAAACAGCTTCTTCACTCATG CACGGTGATCGCAAGCAACATCTTGTTGGTGGATGAGATCATGCGAGCTGGAATGTCTTCTCTCAAAGGTTAA
- the LOC100704964 gene encoding protein NipSnap homolog 2, which translates to MATQVLQTVGRGLKQTRSVLHASSPVNVALRSLSNVGDESWFKSLFVRKVIPRKDAHSHLLAKKEDNNLYKIQFHNVKPECLDAYNQLCEDVLPSIHTDPEYPCELVGTWNTWYGEQDQAVHLWRYRGGYPALTEVMNKLRQNKKFMEYRNERGKMLLSRRNQLLLEFSFWNEPVPRPGPNIYELRSYQLRPGTMIEWGNYWARAIEIRQQNQEAVGGFFSQIGSLYTVHHLWAYKDLQSREDTRNAAWQRDGWDEVVYYTVPLIQHMESRIMIPMKTSPLK; encoded by the exons ATGGCGACCCAAGTCCTTCAAACAGTGGGTAGAGGCCTCAAACAGACGAGAAGCGTGCTTCATGCGAGCAGCCCGGTGAACGTCGCCCTCAG GAGCCTCTCAAATGTTGGTGATGAAAGCTGGTTCAAATCCCTTTTTGTTAGAAAAGTCATCCCCAGAAAAGATGCTCACTCTCACCTGCTTGCCAAAAAAGAAGACAACAACCTGTACAAAATACAGT TTCACAATGTCAAGCCTGAGTGCCTTGATGCTTACAATCAACTTTG TGAGGACGTCTTGCCTTCCATTCACACTGACCCTGAATACCCCTGTGAGCTTGTAGGCACCTGGAACACATGGTATGGGGAGCAGGATCAGGCAG TTCACCTGTGGAGATATCGGGGAGGATACCCGGCTCTCACCGAAGTCATGAACAAACTCAGGCAGAATAAG AAGTTTATGGAGTACAGGAATGAGAGGGGGAAGATGCTGCTGTCTCGTAGGAACCAGCTGCTGCTGGAGTTCAGTTTTTGGAACGAACCCGTCCCTCGTCCAGGACCCAACATCTATGAGCTCCGATCATATCAACTCAGG CCAGGGACAATGATTGAATGGGGAAATTACTG GGCTCGGGCTATTGAGATTCGCCAGCAGAACCAAGAGGCGGTGGGAGGCTTTTTCTCTCAGATTGGAAGTCTGTACACAGTTCACCACTTATGGG CTTACAAAGACCTGCAGTCCAGAGAAGACACCAGAAATGCAGCCTGGCAGCGTGACGGCTGGGACGAGGTTGTTTATTACACAG TCCCTCTTATTCAGCACATGGAGTCTAGAATAATGATTCCCATGAAGACTTCGCCCTTGAAGTAA